One segment of Gammaproteobacteria bacterium DNA contains the following:
- a CDS encoding cyclic nucleotide-binding domain-containing protein: MRCPDTELLSIPIFGGLHQQTVNDIIEKSSVFTCEPGVYMLCEGDTGDAFYILVGGQAKVVRGDPEQHLFDLGRGDCFGEMALIDHQPRSASVRAISSCVVMEITQDTLFDLYQTNPKQYTLLHMNMAREVSRRLRYADNHIQA, encoded by the coding sequence ATGCGTTGTCCAGATACCGAGCTTTTGTCAATTCCGATATTTGGTGGTCTGCATCAGCAGACAGTCAACGATATCATCGAAAAATCATCAGTTTTCACCTGTGAACCTGGAGTCTATATGCTATGTGAAGGTGATACAGGTGACGCATTCTATATTTTAGTTGGTGGACAGGCTAAAGTCGTGCGTGGTGATCCAGAGCAGCACCTCTTCGACCTGGGACGAGGGGACTGTTTTGGTGAAATGGCGCTGATTGATCACCAGCCGCGTAGTGCTTCCGTCCGCGCAATATCTTCTTGTGTAGTCATGGAAATCACGCAAGACACGCTTTTCGATCTTTACCAAACAAATCCAAAGCAATACACCTTGCTACACATGAATATGGCGAGAGAGGTGAGTCGCCGTCTTCGATATGCGGATAATCATATTCAGGCGTAA
- the prlC gene encoding oligopeptidase A — translation MNRNPLLESHELPPFSQLKPEHVEPAIRQIIEENRNNVEAMLDAGVTYTWQTLIEPLEIMEEKLSRAWSPVSHMNSVVNSEELRAAYNACLPLLSDYSTDMGQNERLFTALKSLETGDEFRTYNTAQKKLLKDSLRDFRLSGVELPAEKKARYKEVMQELSNLTSKFEENLLDATNGWSKHIEDESQLAGLPDSAMGLAKQLAEREGKSGWLLNLEFPSYYPTMCYADDRDLRFEMYQAYVTRASDEGPNAGKWDNSEIMEKILQFRHEAAQLLGFENYAARSIETKMASRTDQVLNFLNDLAEKSLSQAHAELKELKDFALAQFGVEEMEAWDVPYYGEKLRQHKYAVTQEEIKPYLPEDRVLNGMFHTVKQLYGVNIQEKAGIDTWHKDVRFFEITDDKGQVRGQFYLDLYARAHKRGGAWMGECITRMKMGEVEQLPVAYLTCNFSPPVGDKPALFTHDEVTTLFHEFGHGLHHMMTRVDYPSVAGISGVPWDAVELPSQFMENWCWEREALNEIAGHYETGEQIPDDLYQRMQAAKNFQAAMQMLRQLEFSIFDFRLHLEYDPEKPSHIYPLLEEVRKQVAVIHPPSFNRFPHSFSHIFAGGYAAGYYSYKWAEVLSADAFSLFEENGIFDRETGLRFLTTILEQGGSREPMELFVEFRGREPQIDALLRHNGIVASAA, via the coding sequence ATGAATCGCAATCCCCTTTTGGAAAGTCATGAATTACCGCCATTTTCGCAGTTAAAGCCTGAACATGTTGAACCGGCAATAAGACAAATCATCGAAGAAAACAGAAATAACGTAGAGGCTATGCTCGATGCCGGCGTTACATACACCTGGCAAACCTTGATTGAGCCGCTGGAAATAATGGAAGAGAAGCTCAGCCGCGCCTGGTCTCCCGTCAGTCACATGAATTCCGTGGTCAATAGTGAAGAACTTCGCGCTGCGTACAATGCCTGCCTGCCCTTGCTCAGCGACTACAGCACCGATATGGGGCAGAACGAACGACTGTTTACTGCACTCAAGTCGCTTGAAACCGGCGACGAATTCCGTACCTATAACACCGCACAGAAGAAGTTGTTAAAGGATAGTTTGCGTGATTTCCGTCTCTCTGGCGTCGAACTTCCGGCCGAAAAAAAGGCGCGATATAAGGAAGTGATGCAGGAATTATCCAACCTGACCAGCAAATTTGAGGAAAACCTGCTCGATGCGACGAATGGCTGGAGCAAGCATATCGAAGACGAATCGCAGCTGGCCGGTTTGCCCGATTCCGCGATGGGTCTGGCAAAACAACTGGCCGAGCGTGAGGGAAAGAGTGGATGGTTGTTGAACCTCGAATTTCCTTCTTACTATCCTACGATGTGCTATGCCGATGATCGTGATCTGCGCTTCGAAATGTATCAAGCCTATGTCACTCGCGCATCTGATGAAGGACCAAATGCGGGCAAGTGGGACAATAGCGAGATTATGGAAAAGATTCTGCAATTTCGACATGAGGCAGCGCAACTCCTGGGCTTTGAAAATTATGCCGCGCGTTCTATCGAAACCAAGATGGCTAGTCGCACCGATCAGGTCTTGAATTTTCTTAACGATCTGGCTGAAAAATCGTTGTCTCAAGCGCACGCGGAATTAAAGGAATTAAAAGATTTTGCGCTGGCGCAATTCGGTGTCGAAGAAATGGAAGCCTGGGATGTCCCTTACTATGGCGAAAAATTACGTCAGCATAAATATGCAGTGACCCAGGAGGAAATTAAACCCTATCTGCCCGAAGATCGGGTACTCAATGGTATGTTCCACACCGTCAAACAACTTTATGGCGTGAATATCCAGGAAAAAGCGGGAATTGATACCTGGCATAAAGACGTGCGTTTTTTTGAAATCACCGATGACAAAGGGCAGGTGCGTGGGCAGTTTTACCTGGATTTATATGCGCGTGCACACAAGCGTGGCGGTGCGTGGATGGGTGAGTGTATTACGCGCATGAAAATGGGCGAGGTTGAACAATTACCAGTGGCCTATCTGACCTGTAATTTCTCTCCGCCAGTCGGGGACAAACCGGCGTTGTTTACGCACGATGAAGTCACCACTCTTTTTCATGAATTTGGTCATGGACTTCATCATATGATGACCCGGGTTGATTATCCCAGTGTTGCCGGAATTAGCGGCGTGCCCTGGGACGCTGTCGAATTGCCTAGTCAGTTTATGGAAAACTGGTGCTGGGAACGGGAAGCGTTAAACGAAATTGCCGGTCACTATGAAACAGGCGAACAGATTCCTGATGATTTATATCAACGGATGCAGGCCGCAAAGAATTTTCAGGCCGCGATGCAGATGTTACGACAGCTCGAGTTTTCGATTTTCGATTTCCGCCTGCATCTGGAATATGACCCGGAAAAACCATCACATATTTATCCTCTTCTGGAAGAAGTCAGAAAACAGGTGGCGGTGATCCATCCGCCTTCGTTTAATCGTTTTCCACATAGCTTTTCGCACATATTTGCCGGTGGATATGCAGCAGGCTACTACAGCTACAAGTGGGCCGAAGTCTTATCTGCGGATGCGTTTTCCCTGTTCGAAGAAAACGGCATTTTTGATCGGGAAACCGGTTTGCGTTTTCTAACCACTATTCTCGAACAGGGTGGATCGCGGGAGCCTATGGAATTATTTGTAGAATTTCGCGGAAGAGAACCTCAGATAGATGCCTTATTACGACACAATGGCATCGTAGCCAGTGCAGCGTAG
- the gorA gene encoding glutathione-disulfide reductase: MQTHYDLIAIGAGSGGLSVAEKAAAFGKRCAIIEKDTVLGGTCVNRGCVPKKVMWYGAEMAQAIRNASGYGFKVEQKGFDWKALVDKRENYIQGINSWYQSWFKDLNIDLIAGTASFIDNNTLEVNGKRYTADHIVISVGGEPMIPEIEGAELGITSDGFFELQSQPGNVAVIGAGYIAVELAGVLNALGSDVTMLLRGQHLLGRFDSMLRDVLMEEMVNAGVNILSCIQLQALKKEANGKITLVGANSLTLGGFDTVIWAVGRRHLTYTLNLENTDVTVEPDGTIPVDDFQNTNVPHIYAVGDITGQAALTPVAIAAGRRLGERLFNQQHDRKVDTSLVPTVVFSHPPIGTIGLSEEDARKQHGEAVKVYQTRFTSMQQTMFEHKHETAMKLVTVGAQQKVIGCHIIGPASDEMLQGFAVAMRMGATKKDFDDTIAIHPTSAEELVTMR; this comes from the coding sequence ATGCAAACTCACTACGATCTAATCGCCATCGGCGCCGGTAGCGGCGGACTGTCAGTCGCGGAGAAGGCCGCGGCATTCGGAAAACGCTGCGCAATCATCGAGAAGGACACCGTTTTAGGTGGAACCTGCGTCAATCGAGGCTGTGTACCAAAAAAAGTCATGTGGTATGGCGCTGAGATGGCACAAGCCATAAGAAACGCCAGCGGCTACGGGTTCAAGGTTGAACAGAAGGGTTTCGACTGGAAGGCGCTGGTTGATAAACGAGAAAACTATATTCAAGGTATCAATAGCTGGTACCAATCCTGGTTCAAAGACTTGAACATTGACCTGATTGCAGGCACCGCCAGTTTTATCGATAACAACACCCTGGAAGTCAATGGCAAACGTTATACCGCGGATCACATCGTAATCAGCGTCGGTGGCGAACCAATGATACCCGAGATTGAAGGTGCCGAACTGGGCATTACTTCCGACGGTTTTTTTGAGCTACAGTCTCAGCCCGGCAACGTAGCGGTTATCGGCGCAGGTTATATCGCCGTCGAATTGGCTGGAGTGCTAAATGCTCTGGGCAGCGATGTCACTATGTTGCTACGTGGCCAACACCTGCTAGGGCGATTCGACTCCATGTTGCGCGACGTATTGATGGAGGAAATGGTCAACGCGGGCGTCAACATTCTCTCATGCATCCAGCTACAGGCGCTAAAAAAGGAAGCAAATGGCAAAATTACCTTAGTAGGCGCTAACAGCCTTACCCTTGGTGGTTTCGATACCGTTATTTGGGCTGTCGGTCGCAGACATCTCACCTATACGCTCAATTTAGAAAATACCGATGTCACAGTAGAACCTGACGGCACCATCCCAGTTGACGACTTCCAGAATACTAACGTTCCGCATATCTACGCGGTTGGCGATATCACTGGTCAGGCCGCGCTTACTCCAGTTGCTATTGCCGCAGGACGTCGCCTGGGCGAGCGCTTGTTTAATCAGCAACACGATCGCAAAGTTGATACCTCACTAGTGCCAACCGTCGTATTCAGTCACCCCCCCATCGGTACGATCGGTCTCAGTGAAGAAGATGCGCGCAAACAGCATGGGGAAGCAGTCAAGGTGTACCAGACTCGCTTCACCTCCATGCAACAAACCATGTTTGAACACAAACACGAAACAGCAATGAAATTAGTCACAGTCGGTGCACAGCAAAAAGTGATAGGTTGTCACATTATCGGACCCGCGAGTGACGAAATGTTACAAGGTTTTGCCGTTGCCATGCGCATGGGCGCTACAAAAAAGGATTTTGATGATACGATTGCCATTCACCCGACCAGCGCCGAAGAGCTGGTCACCATGCGATAA
- a CDS encoding gamma carbonic anhydrase family protein — protein sequence MAVRSFDGITPVLDDGVYVDEQAAVIGDVHIGKDSSIWPMVALRGDVQSIRIGKRTNVQDGSILHVTADNAFNPGGHALTIGDEVTVGHAAILHACTVEDRCLVGMGATVLDGAVVKTNTMVAAGALVPPGKVLESGFLYVGAPVKQARALSQKEIEYLSFSAQHYVDLKNRHMKDQ from the coding sequence ATGGCAGTACGTAGTTTTGACGGAATAACACCGGTGCTGGACGACGGTGTCTATGTGGACGAACAGGCCGCAGTCATTGGAGATGTACACATTGGTAAGGACTCCTCTATCTGGCCGATGGTTGCCCTACGCGGCGACGTGCAGTCGATTCGTATAGGTAAGCGCACAAATGTCCAGGACGGCTCGATTTTGCACGTCACCGCAGACAACGCCTTTAACCCCGGCGGTCATGCCTTGACGATCGGGGACGAAGTGACTGTTGGACATGCCGCAATTTTACACGCATGTACAGTCGAAGATCGCTGTCTGGTCGGTATGGGCGCTACAGTTCTCGATGGCGCAGTAGTAAAGACTAACACCATGGTGGCAGCCGGTGCTCTGGTGCCTCCTGGCAAGGTATTAGAAAGCGGTTTCCTGTATGTCGGTGCGCCGGTAAAACAGGCACGCGCTTTGTCGCAAAAAGAAATTGAATATCTGAGCTTTTCGGCTCAACATTATGTCGATTTAAAAAACCGGCACATGAAAGACCAATAA
- the dinB gene encoding DNA polymerase IV — MRKIIHVDMDCFYAAIEVRDNPSLLGRPVAVGGSPSQRGVLCTCNYEARRYGVRSGMATAQALKQCPELILLPVNMDKYKRVASEIRRIFEKFTHRIEPLSLDEAYLDVTNNPYSNGSATLIAQTIREEIFGSQNLRASAGIAPNKFLSKIASDWNKPNGQFVITPGEVDYFVKQLPIEKVHGIGKVTATRLHQMRINTCGDLQRVSVYDLVKQFGAFGQTLYQLCRGIDDREVEPFRDRKSLSVEETYAQDLHSADQCIKQIPALFQDFMQRLRQCKDKGPRDIKTLFVKIKYADFSQTTAQAPAMHLCEDTFITLFQQRYIYNPRPVRLIGLGVRFRDKKEEEDKQLELAF, encoded by the coding sequence ATGCGCAAGATTATCCATGTCGATATGGATTGCTTCTATGCAGCAATCGAGGTTCGCGACAATCCCTCCCTGCTCGGGCGACCAGTAGCCGTTGGCGGGAGCCCGTCACAGCGGGGAGTCTTGTGCACATGTAATTATGAGGCACGGCGCTACGGCGTCAGATCGGGTATGGCCACGGCACAAGCACTCAAGCAGTGCCCAGAACTAATATTGTTGCCAGTGAATATGGATAAATACAAAAGGGTAGCAAGTGAAATACGCCGTATCTTTGAAAAATTTACTCATCGCATTGAACCACTTTCGCTGGACGAGGCCTATCTTGATGTCACGAATAACCCCTACTCAAACGGCAGTGCGACCTTAATCGCACAAACCATACGCGAAGAGATTTTTGGTAGCCAAAACTTGCGCGCGTCGGCCGGCATTGCGCCAAACAAATTTCTATCGAAGATCGCCAGTGACTGGAACAAACCAAACGGACAATTCGTGATCACTCCAGGTGAAGTAGACTACTTCGTCAAACAACTTCCAATAGAAAAAGTTCACGGTATAGGCAAAGTAACCGCCACTCGCCTACACCAGATGCGCATCAATACCTGCGGAGATCTACAGCGAGTCAGTGTCTATGATTTAGTCAAACAGTTCGGCGCCTTTGGACAAACGCTCTATCAATTATGTCGCGGCATAGATGACCGTGAAGTCGAGCCGTTCCGAGACCGGAAGTCATTAAGCGTAGAAGAGACCTACGCTCAGGACTTACACAGTGCAGACCAATGCATAAAGCAAATACCGGCTCTTTTTCAGGATTTCATGCAGCGCCTTCGGCAATGCAAGGACAAGGGGCCACGGGATATCAAAACTTTATTCGTTAAAATCAAATACGCAGACTTTTCTCAGACAACAGCGCAGGCGCCTGCGATGCATTTATGCGAGGATACATTTATCACGCTGTTTCAACAGCGCTATATCTACAATCCGCGACCAGTAAGACTGATTGGATTAGGCGTGCGTTTTCGCGACAAGAAGGAAGAAGAAGACAAACAGCTTGAGCTTGCATTTTGA
- a CDS encoding PAS domain S-box protein — protein sequence MHFEFYYLSIGMLLAAIVTGPIPIFVIGAINITGLSILAATKSGSIITESEMIFPILFQFIITLLLAGKVHYQRHVTKLNNLALTKRSERIDMLMNSTSEAIYGVDLEGNCTFANNACAKLIGYKSPDALLGKNMHRLVHHSKSDGTPIPLRDCHIHAATLNGQSLQTEELFWRLDGTSFPVQFCSSPIFSKDQLVGSVVTLSDISDKKAINNELEQSRARFEVIFESIPDSVIFADENQSIRLVNNATKALFGYTKTDLIGKNLNEFLSNADTSRRDTLNKFSHHTNTLFATYRASYAKRDGSVFTAETTTTPMRTSSGKNIGHITLIRDVSDRAYMDNVMHSLASGRGGSSVKQFLQQSLEQINSLFHSQLAYVGRFENENSSISIKAAKGEANLSLEIQEFPSAGSPELNILESQQSIYCSESSKKFPESLIMSQFHIEDYFATPIISSDGNTVGVLAIASQGALQLPDWGAAVLGVYATRMSVEMERCAAISELKEHQDLLETKVKQRTQQLEHAQGELLRREKLSTLGQLTATVSHELRNPLGAMRPALYLLNKNLDKDSQKLQKAITLINRNIDRCDHIVDELLDFTRTGNLQIHSHTLDPWVSKLVSELTENSGVELHCSLGFADEKFFFDDARLQRAIINIVENAIQAMTTSSNTVERAPTLSLITRAKEDRLEIVVADNGPGMDEKTRSRMFEPLFSTKSFGVGLGMSIVKSIMNQHQGDIEIETQLGQGTTIILWIPMSFAKADDMPTGLASGSN from the coding sequence ATGCATTTTGAATTTTACTATTTAAGCATCGGCATGTTGTTAGCAGCCATCGTGACTGGCCCGATACCGATATTTGTCATCGGCGCGATCAACATTACGGGTTTGTCTATTCTTGCCGCAACAAAGTCCGGATCAATAATTACCGAATCGGAGATGATTTTTCCGATACTATTTCAATTCATCATTACGCTACTCTTGGCAGGAAAAGTACATTATCAACGCCATGTAACCAAGCTCAATAATCTTGCGCTTACAAAACGTAGCGAACGAATCGACATGTTGATGAATTCGACCAGTGAAGCGATATATGGCGTTGACCTTGAAGGAAACTGCACCTTTGCCAATAATGCCTGCGCAAAACTTATTGGTTACAAGTCTCCAGACGCGCTGCTCGGCAAAAACATGCATAGACTCGTTCATCACTCCAAATCCGACGGCACGCCTATTCCGCTTCGAGATTGTCACATTCACGCCGCAACATTGAACGGACAAAGCTTGCAAACTGAAGAGTTATTTTGGAGACTTGACGGCACCAGTTTTCCCGTTCAGTTTTGTTCCAGTCCAATTTTTAGCAAAGACCAATTAGTTGGCTCAGTAGTAACACTAAGTGACATTAGTGACAAAAAGGCAATTAACAACGAACTAGAGCAAAGTCGCGCACGCTTTGAAGTCATTTTCGAATCTATTCCCGATAGCGTAATATTTGCCGACGAAAACCAGTCTATTCGACTGGTTAACAACGCTACAAAGGCATTATTTGGCTATACCAAAACAGATCTCATTGGCAAAAATCTCAACGAGTTTTTGTCGAATGCAGATACCTCAAGGCGTGATACGCTCAATAAATTTAGTCATCACACCAATACATTGTTTGCGACTTATCGTGCCAGTTATGCAAAACGGGATGGCAGCGTGTTCACCGCTGAAACAACCACAACTCCGATGCGCACATCAAGTGGCAAAAACATAGGACACATAACCTTAATCCGCGACGTTTCCGACCGCGCCTATATGGACAATGTTATGCACTCGTTGGCCAGCGGCAGAGGCGGAAGCAGCGTCAAACAGTTTTTGCAACAGTCTCTAGAGCAAATCAATAGTCTTTTTCATAGCCAGCTTGCCTATGTCGGTCGGTTCGAAAATGAGAACTCGAGCATCAGCATCAAGGCGGCTAAGGGAGAGGCAAACCTATCCTTGGAAATACAGGAGTTTCCAAGCGCAGGCTCGCCCGAACTGAATATTCTAGAGAGCCAGCAAAGCATATATTGCTCCGAGTCGAGTAAGAAATTTCCCGAAAGCCTCATTATGAGTCAATTTCATATCGAAGACTATTTCGCTACGCCGATCATATCCTCAGATGGCAACACTGTCGGCGTTCTGGCCATCGCAAGCCAAGGAGCGCTGCAATTGCCTGACTGGGGAGCAGCGGTGCTTGGTGTTTATGCGACTCGTATGTCCGTCGAAATGGAACGCTGTGCTGCGATTAGCGAATTGAAAGAACATCAAGATTTGCTCGAAACAAAGGTTAAGCAACGGACACAGCAGCTAGAGCATGCACAAGGGGAACTGTTACGCAGAGAAAAGCTTTCTACACTCGGTCAATTGACGGCAACAGTGTCACACGAATTGCGCAATCCGCTTGGCGCCATGCGGCCAGCTCTTTATTTACTCAACAAGAACCTCGATAAGGATAGCCAAAAACTACAAAAGGCCATCACGCTCATCAATAGGAATATTGACCGATGCGATCACATTGTCGATGAATTGCTTGATTTTACACGTACGGGAAATCTGCAAATTCATTCACACACTCTTGACCCGTGGGTAAGCAAACTAGTAAGCGAATTGACAGAAAATTCAGGAGTCGAACTTCACTGTTCACTCGGTTTTGCTGATGAAAAATTCTTTTTCGACGATGCCCGATTGCAACGCGCAATTATCAATATTGTAGAAAATGCGATACAGGCAATGACTACGTCTAGCAATACCGTAGAGAGAGCACCGACACTAAGCCTCATAACACGAGCAAAAGAAGATCGATTGGAAATTGTAGTCGCAGATAACGGCCCGGGAATGGACGAAAAAACCCGTTCGCGAATGTTTGAACCCCTTTTCTCTACGAAATCATTTGGCGTAGGTTTAGGAATGTCGATTGTGAAAAGTATAATGAATCAGCATCAAGGTGATATAGAAATTGAAACGCAACTGGGACAGGGAACTACGATTATTCTATGGATTCCGATGAGTTTTGCGAAAGCCGATGATATGCCAACAGGCTTAGCTAGTGGCAGCAACTAA
- the aroE gene encoding shikimate dehydrogenase → MDRYAVMGNPIAHSKSPMIHTLFAQQTSESLTYEAILVPLESFSSAVRAFQKDGGKGLNVTVPFKTEAWQLSNRYSDFAHRAGAVNTLEFSSSGEIVGHNTDGIGIVRDIQNNIGYSITAKRILVLGAGGAVRGILEPFLELSPECICIANRTESRARELVNEFSRSSMQAYSFENIPVENFDIVINGTSASLQGELPPVPVKCVEGALCYDMMYGKQDTPFMQWSRNHGAPAVKDGLGMLVEQAAEAFYIWRKKRPQTASVINAVRQSLV, encoded by the coding sequence ATGGATCGGTATGCGGTTATGGGCAATCCCATTGCCCACAGTAAATCGCCGATGATCCATACGTTGTTTGCGCAGCAAACTTCAGAAAGCCTGACCTACGAAGCGATACTTGTGCCGCTTGAGAGTTTTTCATCCGCGGTGCGTGCCTTTCAAAAAGATGGTGGAAAAGGATTAAATGTGACGGTGCCTTTTAAGACTGAGGCATGGCAGTTATCTAATCGCTATAGTGACTTCGCGCATCGTGCGGGTGCTGTTAATACATTAGAGTTTTCCTCCAGCGGTGAAATAGTTGGGCACAATACAGACGGTATTGGTATTGTGCGCGACATTCAAAACAACATTGGATATTCCATTACGGCAAAGAGAATACTTGTTCTTGGGGCAGGTGGTGCCGTACGCGGCATACTTGAACCCTTTTTAGAGTTATCTCCCGAGTGTATCTGTATTGCGAACAGAACGGAGTCCCGTGCCAGGGAATTGGTAAATGAGTTCTCACGTTCAAGTATGCAAGCCTATAGCTTCGAGAATATACCCGTGGAGAATTTTGACATCGTCATCAATGGGACTTCCGCCAGCCTGCAGGGAGAGTTACCGCCTGTGCCAGTAAAATGCGTCGAAGGCGCGCTTTGCTATGACATGATGTATGGCAAACAGGATACGCCTTTTATGCAATGGTCTCGCAATCATGGCGCACCTGCGGTAAAAGACGGTTTAGGGATGTTGGTCGAACAGGCTGCAGAAGCGTTTTATATCTGGCGAAAAAAACGCCCGCAAACAGCATCCGTAATAAATGCTGTGCGACAAAGTCTTGTGTGA
- a CDS encoding inorganic phosphate transporter: MVMEYGTVFLILAAVFGLFMAWGIGANDVANAMGTSVGSRALTIKQAIIIAAIFEFLGAFLAGGQVTKTIRKGIVDSELMSSSPELLVYGMLASLLAAGLWLLVASMKGWPVSTTHSIVGAIVGFAAVGIGFEAVKWAKVGSIVASWVVSPLLAGTIAFLLFMSVQRLILDTDNPLKNAKRYVPVYMFFVGFIVALVTLFKGLKHVGLETTLEQNYLIAMVIGGMVSVGGVFFIRRLDIDLQADRKFHFANVEKVFGVLMMVTACAMAFAHGSNDVANAVGPVAAIVGIVESGGQVAQQSAMPLWVLGLGGVGIVLGLAMYGRKVIATVGTGITDLTPSRGFAATLAAATTVVLASGTGLPISTTHTLVGAVLGVGLARGLSAVNLQVVGSIFMSWIVTLPAGAFLAISFFFILKAIFS; the protein is encoded by the coding sequence ATGGTGATGGAGTATGGAACCGTCTTTCTAATCCTGGCAGCTGTTTTCGGGCTGTTCATGGCTTGGGGTATAGGTGCAAACGATGTCGCAAATGCAATGGGAACGTCGGTTGGTTCGCGTGCACTGACTATCAAACAGGCGATTATCATCGCTGCGATCTTTGAATTCCTCGGAGCCTTTCTCGCGGGCGGTCAGGTTACCAAAACGATACGCAAAGGTATTGTTGATTCTGAATTAATGTCATCGTCACCTGAGTTGCTCGTGTACGGGATGCTTGCTTCCCTGCTCGCAGCCGGGCTATGGCTACTGGTTGCTTCTATGAAAGGGTGGCCGGTTTCTACTACACATTCTATTGTTGGTGCGATCGTTGGATTCGCAGCGGTCGGTATTGGTTTTGAGGCAGTGAAGTGGGCCAAAGTTGGTTCAATCGTAGCGAGTTGGGTAGTATCGCCATTGCTAGCGGGTACGATTGCTTTTCTCTTGTTTATGAGTGTACAACGACTCATTCTTGATACAGATAACCCCTTAAAGAACGCAAAACGCTATGTGCCTGTCTATATGTTCTTTGTCGGCTTTATCGTCGCACTCGTTACGCTGTTTAAAGGCCTCAAACACGTTGGTCTTGAAACTACGCTAGAGCAAAATTATTTAATTGCGATGGTTATCGGTGGAATGGTTAGCGTCGGCGGTGTCTTCTTTATTCGTCGCCTTGATATAGATCTACAGGCAGATCGTAAATTTCACTTCGCCAATGTGGAAAAAGTTTTCGGCGTTCTCATGATGGTTACTGCCTGCGCGATGGCCTTTGCACACGGCTCTAACGACGTTGCCAATGCCGTCGGTCCGGTTGCCGCAATTGTTGGAATAGTTGAGAGTGGTGGCCAGGTAGCTCAGCAGTCGGCGATGCCGCTATGGGTACTCGGGCTCGGCGGTGTCGGAATCGTGTTGGGACTGGCTATGTATGGGCGCAAAGTGATTGCAACTGTAGGAACTGGCATCACTGATTTGACGCCCAGCCGTGGATTTGCTGCCACGCTTGCCGCTGCAACGACAGTAGTATTGGCGTCTGGCACGGGATTACCCATATCCACGACTCACACCTTAGTTGGCGCAGTACTTGGCGTCGGTTTAGCGCGTGGTTTGAGCGCGGTAAATCTCCAGGTTGTCGGTTCCATTTTTATGTCGTGGATAGTAACGTTGCCGGCCGGAGCTTTCCTGGCAATTTCTTTCTTCTTTATTCTGAAAGCGATTTTTAGCTGA
- a CDS encoding TIGR00153 family protein, with the protein MSSHYIYRLFGRSPVKPIQQHMEKSVGCAKELISLFEAVIAGDRRQVNSVQKRISKQEREADKLKKDLRMHLPNSLMLPVSRGDLLEMLAMQDRIANTAKDIAGLIVGRKMTFPESMHEILLQFIQRCVDTAVQAEQTVNELDELVETGFRGKEVEFVQDMLKKLDEIESDTDAIEVRVRAMLFDMEKELPPVDVMFFYKVIESTGELADISQRVGSRLQLLLAR; encoded by the coding sequence GTGTCCAGTCATTATATCTACCGTCTATTCGGACGATCCCCCGTCAAACCCATACAGCAACACATGGAAAAATCCGTTGGCTGCGCCAAGGAGCTTATCAGCCTCTTTGAAGCGGTCATTGCCGGTGATCGGCGTCAGGTTAATTCCGTTCAAAAGAGAATTTCCAAACAGGAAAGAGAAGCGGACAAGCTGAAAAAAGACTTGCGTATGCATTTGCCTAACAGTCTTATGCTGCCGGTCTCTCGGGGGGATTTGCTTGAGATGCTGGCCATGCAGGATCGTATCGCAAACACAGCAAAAGATATTGCGGGTCTGATTGTCGGCCGCAAGATGACATTTCCTGAGTCCATGCATGAAATTCTGCTGCAATTCATTCAACGTTGCGTGGACACTGCCGTACAGGCAGAACAAACAGTCAACGAACTCGATGAACTGGTAGAGACTGGTTTTCGTGGTAAAGAAGTTGAGTTTGTACAGGATATGCTGAAAAAGCTCGACGAGATTGAATCGGATACCGATGCTATCGAAGTACGTGTTCGCGCGATGCTATTCGATATGGAAAAAGAGCTCCCGCCGGTTGATGTTATGTTCTTCTATAAAGTGATAGAAAGCACGGGTGAGCTGGCCGATATATCCCAGCGTGTAGGCAGTCGCTTGCAGTTGTTGTTGGCAAGATAG